A genome region from Clupea harengus chromosome 7, Ch_v2.0.2, whole genome shotgun sequence includes the following:
- the c7h9orf116 gene encoding UPF0691 protein C9orf116 homolog yields the protein MDKEDVPLKTNDVYKIDKNIPKRFNNPDCFEGYSKRVGHPLYQTTNQTYGSKKPTVHEMPVTFKGSYRKFSEHLLKSGMPRDNGFNTSLEKNIISQPSIIAMHERPRPYYLSLDDGGE from the exons ATGGACAAGGAGGACGTCCCGCTTAAAACAAATGATGTCTACAAAATTGATAAAAACATTCCTAAGAGGTTTAACAATCCTGACTGCTTCGAAGGCTACAG CAAGAGGGTGGGCCATCCACTTTACCAGACAACTAACCAAACATATGGAAGCAAGAAACCTACTGTCCATGAAATGCCT GTGACTTTCAAAGGGAGTTATCGGAAATTTTCCGAGCATCTGCTCAAGAGTGGAATGCCCCGAGATAACGGTTTCAACACGTCTCTGGAGAAGAACATCATTTCACAGCCAAGCATCATCGCAATGCACGAGCGGCCCCGCCCGTACTACCTCAGCCTGGACGACGGGGGGGAATGA